The Camelus bactrianus isolate YW-2024 breed Bactrian camel chromosome 13, ASM4877302v1, whole genome shotgun sequence nucleotide sequence TGTCAGACTTTGACTACaagtttccctttccttcctctacAGAATATCACAAGGTCATATTTTCCCTAGAGTGTGAGACAGACCCTCCTCCCTTGCAGACCACAAGGCAGTTTCTGAAAGGGGTCTTGGATTGTACTTGTGTATGTAGAATTTAGATGTAAGGGACTGGAATGTGGTAGTGCTAGCCTCTAGCTGGTGAGCACTCTTTCTTCCTTCACAATATAGCCTTATAAAGGCAAgtctcattttaaaatctgagtCTATGGTCTTTTACTCAAAACAATAATTATATAAAGAATCCATTTTGCAAAAGTACTTAAGGACTTCATAGTTTTCCCAAAGGACCTTCCTTTATACTTTGATATTCTAAACGTCTTCTTTTGAAGTCTAGTGTCctcatctttgcttttctttttcagttaactGTCGACCCTCACTTTTCAATGGTTTTGGTATGTGTTAATTTCCCCAAAATCACTTTCATTGCTTCATAAAGTATTGTATCTTTTGCAGGATTTGCAATTCCACTTTGCAGTGGGTGTGCATTGTACTGCCCAGTGATTAGACAAAGATGTCAATAAAGAAATGCTGATGTTAGCAGAGATGTTTGACtcacttaaaataattcttaagtaGTCAATTTGGAAGTGAATTATTTGATGTTATGACAACTTTCGCTTCCTAATATGAGCTGAATTATGTCCtcacccccaaattcatatgcttaAGTACTAACCTCCAGTacatcagaatgtgactgtatatGGAGACAGGGTCTTCAAAGAGGTacttaagttaaaatgagatcattaggatgggccctaatccaatatgactgccTTATAAGAAATTTGGATACAGATGCATAGAGAGGGAAGATAATGTAAAGAGAGGGAGATGTCCATCTACAAGCctgagagaggcctggaacaaaCCCTTCCTCCACATTgctcagaaggaaccaatccCGCTGACACTTTGCCCTCAGACTTTTAACTTCcataactgtgagaaaataaatttctgttgtttaagtcacccattCTGTGGTAccgttatggcagccctaggaaactattTAATACACTTCATACTCACACTTCCTCATAACTGTGGAAACTTGATCACGGAAGAACATAAGGGAGCTATGCAGTATATAGCACCTGGGGAGGGTGAGACCAGGAAAGATGTTCCAGAGGAAGTGAAAGCTAAACTGAATGTTTAAGTAATACATATTCACCCCACAGTGGGCTAAGAGGCAGATTGTTCCAAGTAGAATAGACCAGAGACAAGACTAGCTTCCAACATGCCCACCTCCAACCACTTTTTATCCCTCTAATCCATTTCCCCACAGTACCAGTGCTGTGCGCAAATCATGCCACATTACTGCTGCTCAAAACTCTTCCATGGCTTCCTGCTGGATTCAAggtaaaaaaaacctaaaaccttAACCCAGTCTTCTAAGCCATCTATCCCCAGGCCCCTACCTTATTCCAGCATCATTTCATGCCATTCCACCACCCCCACTCACTTTCAGTTTGTCACACTTCTTTCGGTTTTTCTAACAGTTTCAAGGCTTTCCCCCCAACTGATCCAATTTGCATGGAACACTATTCCCACTCCCACCTCTTTTAACTAATTAATCCCTACTTATCCTTCAGATCTGAGCCAATTAAATCAGTAGCCTTCTCGCTCTGTGCTTTTTCATAGCACTTCTTCCAACTGTAATTAAACTAATTACACAATTACTTAGTCTGTCTCAAGTAAACTGTAGCGACCTGTGTGTCTTGGTTATAGCTATGTCCCCAGGGTCTAGCATTGTGCGTAACCATATAAATACccaatgaatatttgctgaatgaagagCAATGGTCTGCCTAGAAAACTAAAATGAGTTTTGTGTGACTGGAATTGAGGGATTTTTCCAAAAACCCTCCTAAAAATCTCAGTAGCCTCTGATGGGACCATAAAATATATAAGATAGAACCTTAGGTGCAGAGCGACAAGCTTTGGGGCTGACTCTGCCTCCTTCAGGTAACCTATGCACACTGACCATAGAGGAAAAGCTCCTACCCACCTTTCCTGATCCTGCAAGCTGGGACTCCCAAACTTCTGAATGTAAATTTTTTGGCTCTTTATATTCATAAACCTAGGTACTGACATGAGGGGTTGGGCTGAAGGTAGAAATTCAAGGCTCATACCCAGCAGTGCCAAGAAACCACAGGACTCTGCCCTGATCTCAATCTTTAAGTGACCAATTTTTGGCATTCTCACTAAGACTACTTTGAGGCAGCATGCAGTGCTAAGAACCGCCACTAGATGGCACTACTCTGCCAACATACCTAATTTAGGAAAGTAAACAGGAAAATTCAGCTACACCCTGGTTTCTCCAGAGCCAAGAAAGATAAGGGAGTTTGGGCTCAGGGCAGGTCGCACCGAGCATCACTAAGAGAAACAGTTTCCATCTCAGGTCTGACCAGACAAATAAGCAAGTAGCATGGATGTTCCAATGGCTTTATTAACTCCCTTTCTAGGGATGGCAGGACTTTGTAGCTGGAGAGCTGAAAAGCCAGGAAGCCGTGGTCTCAATATGGGTCGTTAAAGGGGTACAGAGGGTGCCCTGCATCTCTCTGGACCTTCTTCCCATCCACCTGGAAAGAGAGACAGATGACTCCATTAGCAGGAGCTGACATTCCAGAGACCCAGGGCATCTTTCCCCAAATCTTCCTTAACAACCTCACCTGTGTGCAGCATTATTCCAGATAGCAGTGACAGGGCCCTGGCCTCACAAAATGCCACAGTATCAACAGCATTTCAGCACCAAACCCACAGCCTGGTACACAGCTGACCCTGCCCCTAAGAGTTTGTGGTCTCAGCTGGGATTCAGAACTATTTATTTCCCTATGTGCAGCAGACGTCAGCTCAACCTCAGCTCCTCAACAAGGCTCCCCACATTTGTATCATTTACTGAGAGATCACTACATGTCAGGAACTTGGATCATTTTAAACATGGGAAGCTGAAGCTTGGGGAAGTTACATAACTTGTTCTAGGTTACATCGAAAGGCAGGACTGGAACTCACAGGCTATATGGCTTATCCCTGAGCCAAAGTACTCCTGCGAGCTCATTAAAGAAAACAGAGCTCCTTGTATCCAGGGCAGCAATCCTACCAATAACAACACCCTGCCACTCCTCTGACCAGCAAGGTCGAGGCCAGAATCCCACCCCAGATTTCACATTCCCTGTCTCTGGAGGGTGATACATACTCACCGTAAGCATTGGCACAATGAATCGCAAATTTTTATTCAGGGCATCCAGCTGCTTCATCTCCTCCGGGCTAAAGGTGAAGTCAAACACCTGGGGATGGGAGGTAGGGGTCAGGAAAGCCAGTTTTGCGGGTGGAAGTTGGGGTTCCAGAACACTGCCTTCTTAGCCAGGCAAAGTCAGGGCCAGACTGAGTCCCAGTGGGCTAAAGAAGACAGGACAGACATATCACCAAGTACCTGGATGTTCTGAAGGATACGGGAAGGTGTGACACTCTTGGGGATGCAGATGACTTTCCGCTGGACCTGCCACCTAAGGTGGGGGATTGAAGTAGACAAGGAAATGGAATCAGTACTcttaagtgttttttgtttttgtttttgttttttttttgtcctctgtGCAGCCTTCTCTAAGCTCCTGGAGCCCCTGAGCCCCACTGAAATGAGGAACACGCCTCAGTGTAACCTCTACCCAGATCACATAGCAAGATTCTCAGCTTCATCCAGGCATTTGGATAAGGAACCTCTCAACCCTTGCCTCCCAGGAGCCCTCTCCCTGACCTTATCATCTTTCCCCAAGATTGCTCGCACCTGAGCAGGATCTGAGCTGGAGACCGGCCATACTTTTCAGCCAGTGCCAGGACCACTGGCTCCTCCAGCAGGACGGGCTCACCAGGATCACGCCAAGCACGATCAGAGGAGCCCAGAGGGCTATAAGCAGTCACCTCCAGGCCACGTGCTTGGCAGTGGGCAATGAGCTCGTTCTGAGCCAGGTATGGGTGGCATTCCACCTAAGCCAAGAAACAACCCATCACCATGGGGAGACCACACCCAGACACGCACATCTTGACCCCCCACTTCCCCTCAACCTGCTTTTCTCACTCTCAGTTTTCCACTGTCCATTCCATTTACCTTCCCACACTTCAATGGCCTTTTTTATGCAGAGGATTTCTGCACCAACACTTCTAACAACTTTCTAGCTATCCCCATGAGTGGACCCATCATCTGCTCACTCATGCTTTTGCACATACCCCCGACCCCAAAGCAACTGATCTGCTTTGCTGTGCTCACCTGCAGGACAGCTGGGCGCACAGAGGCCACACTGAGCACATCATCAATCTGCCGACTGTTGAAGTTGGACAGGCCCAGTGCCCGCACCAGCCCTTTAGCCACCAGTGCCTCCAGAGCCTTCCAGGTCTCCTTGTAGTGGGTGGAGTCATAGCGGATAGTCCCATCGGCATTCTTAGGGAAGGGGTTGTCTCCCCGCCTGAGTGAAAGACAGCCCCCCAAGAGTGGCACAAATGCCAGGCTCCTGCCTACCCACCCATCCAGCCATACGCCAAAGCCCAGAAAGGGGAAAGGgccaagaaagagaaacaagcatgGTTTTTTCATTCTTCTAGGTCATGACCTAAGTGTTAACCCTACATGGAATGCccattttccctcttcttcctaGACACAGATCATATCCTCTCTCCTCTGGCAAGTCTTCCTTTCTCCTTGGGGAGTTGCACGCCCCTGCAGCCTTCGTCAAGCACAGGACACAGGGCCAGTGGTCAGCTTCTCTCACACCCTCCTGGGGAGCTTATTCTTTACTGCAACCCTAGCACAGCAGAAGCTAGTACATTTCCTAAGTGTAAAGGCAGCAGCAGGAAGGACCACCCATGCACACCCTAGGATACACACCATGTGAGGCTGCACTCCTTTTTCTGTAGCTAAACtcctggctgcagcagcagcagaaaaGGTTGAGTTCCCATGGCAAGCTCCTCCCTCAGTATGCCACACAGATGAGTGTACCTCCCCTGCTCTGCTACTGTGACTTACAAAAAGTTACTAACACGACTCCCCCAACCCTTGGCTCCCTGGATGAAGATCCCAGCAAGGCTCACTCAAAGGCATGAGGCCAGTGCATCAGGTACAGGTCCAAATACTCCAGTTGGAGGTCAGCCAGCGTCTTCCGGAGGGCAGGCTCCACATCCTCAGGGTGGTGCTTCGTGTTCCACAGCTTGGAAGTCACAAAAAGCTCCTCCCGAGGCACCGCCTGGTGCAGGGGGCAGGGTCCAGAGTGAGAAGAGCCAAAGGCACCCAATCCCATTCACCCTCACCTCTGGGAAAGGAATTAGAAGGAAACTGATGCAAGTTCCCTCCAGCCTGGCCTCAGCACCAGCCTCTGAGTTTTCTCACCTCACCCCTCTGTAGCCCAGTCCTCACCTTGCCAGGTCCCACATTCTCCTTCAGGGCCTCCCCGATCTCAGTCTCATTGCCGTAGACAGCAGCACAGTCAATGTGGCGGTAGCCTACACTCAGGGCATACTTAATAGCTTCTTTTACCTGCCAGGTAAGAAAAGCAGAACTTTTAGATCTATTGGTCTAGACCAGAAACTGCCTTCCTGAGGGTCACTgatgagggaagggggcaggaagtTACCACTGCAGTCATCCATGCAGTGGAGGTGAGAAGATGGAAGGTGGCTCTAGTCTAGGGAACCAGAAGACCCCAAAACCTTTGTCCCCACCCCCACTAACCTCCAAGGTTCCTTCCTACCCAAGCCGTATCAGCAGGGCCCCACAAAAAATTAACATGTTCCCAGCTAGATGCTCAGGTGGGTGGATACACTGACAGAGGACAGAAGACAGAAGTATAGGTCATAGAGACAGGTCCCCAGCCCCGAGGAGTTGGTTCGGGAAACATGATACGTACAAAAATAATTCCTAGGCCAAGGCCACAGGGAGAGAGAACTTCATTGAGCCATGCAGACCAAGAGAGCTCAGGCGAGCAGAAGAGGTGAGACAGAAAATTAAGGAAGGCAGAGAAGTGAGATGGAAGCTGGGTTCAAAGACCTACATCAGGAGAGAAGAAAGCAGGTACCAAGGAGCACAGGTCAGTCTGTTAAAAACCAGACTAGAAACATGGTGTCAGGAGCAGAACCAAGGGTACCAAGCCCTTGCCATTCAAGGTCCCCATTTAGGCGCAGCTCTTACTATCCAGACATACGCCTCTCAGACCTGGCCCTACGGCTGCTGCTCCATCCCCATCCCTATTCCCTCCATCCCTACTCCGCATCTTGGCCCTGATTCTGGCCAccacctcctgcctccagcaCCAGGCTCCTGGGCAGCTGCGAGAaggaaagcaaagggaaaaaagggcAGAGATCATCCAACCACACCGCAAAGCCCAGCCTAAATCCCGGAGAGAAGAGGCCATTCTCTCTGCCAGAGTTCCTCACAAACGTCTCTAAACTCTGACTCAGATTTCAAGGACAAGGAACAAGCCCTGAGGAGATGCTCTACCCGTGGTGGGAGCTGAATCTTTACCCATGTCAACCTGGGAAAGCAGGTGTCCACTCCCAGGCTCCCCTAGGCTGGAAAGGTCTACGCCAGGGTCACTAAACTCCAGCTAGCAGctgccttttgttcttttcagCCCATGAGCTAAGaacaatttttgtatttttaaataggtaCATAAGCACATAATCACCTCCATTTTGCAACTTTGTCCAATAAAATCTAAATTATTAACCATCTggttctttaagaaaaagtttgctgaccttcACCCTACATTGTTGCCCTGGTTATTCTTCAAACCCTAACACCTGCTGAGTGCCTACCTCAGGACCGAGCACCATGGAAAGGCCAGGTCTCAAGGAGCCCAGTGTGGGACAGGAAACATGATCACATCACAAGGTGACAACTGGCATTTTAGGGGTCAGCATAGGGCCAGACACAGAGGGGTCCCACGTCTTCACAGCACTCAGTGCAGATCCAGCTAGGGAAAGGGTTCCTTCCTATATCCTAGGCCCTACTGggcccctcagcccctcctctgAATCAGCTGGGGAAGCCAAGTGCTCACTGCTGGTCCCTTCTTCCCTTGtttcttccctctgccctccaggcTCATCCCCACGTGACATGAAGTACAGGGGTGGGGCTACCAGGGAGAATGCATGGGCCCTCCCCCAAAGAGTGCCTTTTCCCTAGCAGAGGAGCAAGAAGTCCTTCCTCTTCCCCCATCCCTCACCTGGCCAGGCTGGCTCTTCCAGGTGCCCAGTCCAATCAGGGGCATCTTCTGCCCAGTGTGCAGGAGGACATAAGTCGCCATTGACCCCTGAAacacagaagagaagagaatggTGTGGGAGTCAGTGCTGCTGCTTGGGCGTCGGCTACCTACTGGTCAAGACTCCTATAAAACATGGGAGGTATAGGGGGCACAGAGGTGACAGGAGAACAAACACACGGTCATGTGTACGTGCCTGTGAACAGAGGCAGCTGAGACAGGAGCCTAGAAACAACCTCGCCAGTAACTCCCGGATAAACACTAACCGGACCTCCAGTCTGGCCGGCCTTCCCTCTAGCAGGCTAAAGGTCTGTGTTAACGTGCTCCAGTATCGAAAAACAGGCAGACGGCTCCCCAGAAGTACCCAGCCTTGGCTGTATAAGGTCTCAAGCCAGCGTAAGACAAGCAAAGGCCATTATGAGACAAAGTGAGACCGAGTGACAGAATAGGCTCGGGAAAGGGTCCCTTCTCTGAGGATGAAATGAACATTCCCAGGAGGCTGTCAGAACTACAGAGACTCTCTGGAGTCCCTGTCACAGAGGTCTGCTCTGCCATGCTGCTGGGCCAGATTAGGGTCTTACCCAGGAAGATGCCATTTTTTAGATGGAAAAAACCAGCTCAGAGCTAAGTAGCAGAGCCAACGAGTCAAGGAGAAGCTAAtggaaaaaggcaagaaaaggcaAACACAGGCCTATAAAACTCATGTGCCGTGCCTCACAGCAGACACACATACTCTGTGCTACACATAACAGCAAGGGACTTCTGTAGGGCAAGGACCAGGGAATACTGATACTGGCTTTTAAAAGTGAGTTAGACTTTCCCAAGAGTCAAGGAGAAAAATCTTCCCAGGAAGGGGAACTAGACACAGGACTTCAGTACAGTAGAAAGCAGTAAATTACAGATATGAGAAAATTTTCAACTGAACAAAGCAGGTGGGTAATTGGAGCAACCTCCTTTGGAGAGCTATGAAGATCAGAAGTCTCCAAATGGCCCAAGAATATGCATTCAGTCAGCAAACGATGAATGGTCCAGGCTTCGTGCTAGACCCAGGAGACACACATATTCAAACAGAGTGCCTGCCTTCCTGATGGGGGAAGGTAGAGGATATCGACACAATGCATGAAAGACCAAAATCTATGCAAATGTGGCAAGAAAGGAGTAACCCAGCTAggatggcttcctggaggtgacatctgagtcaAGCCTTCATGAACAGGAGTTAGTCAAGTGAAGGTAAAAGAGAAAGCATGTTCCCCCCAAGAACCAATAAGGTAGGAACAACCTTCCCCTTGATCTCATCAGTACCACAAATACTGCTCTCTCAGGACTGATTTCATTGCCAACTTTAATATCATAACCTTTATTTCCAAGTTCTGAAAAGACATCAAGAATATTACGGTAATGCAGGTAATAGGACAAGTTGCAAGTATAACCAACACACCAAAATTGTCTTTCCTAATACTTCTGATTCAGGAAGAATTTCATAGTCTAGCATAACCTTGCGGAGACCACACTTtctgctaaaacaaaaacaaaaacgttCAATCTAAGCAGCAAACCACAGACCGC carries:
- the AKR1A1 gene encoding aldo-keto reductase family 1 member A1 codes for the protein MATYVLLHTGQKMPLIGLGTWKSQPGQVKEAIKYALSVGYRHIDCAAVYGNETEIGEALKENVGPGKAVPREELFVTSKLWNTKHHPEDVEPALRKTLADLQLEYLDLYLMHWPHAFERGDNPFPKNADGTIRYDSTHYKETWKALEALVAKGLVRALGLSNFNSRQIDDVLSVASVRPAVLQVECHPYLAQNELIAHCQARGLEVTAYSPLGSSDRAWRDPGEPVLLEEPVVLALAEKYGRSPAQILLRWQVQRKVICIPKSVTPSRILQNIQVFDFTFSPEEMKQLDALNKNLRFIVPMLTVDGKKVQRDAGHPLYPFNDPY